AATTAATAAGTGTAATTTAATTATGACAGATAACAGGTATCAATATCACAGCCTACATCCCTTCATGGTTTGGCAATGACCATACTGAGGTCTGTGATTGTTTAATGTCACACATCTCCTTTACATTACCTGATTACAATTCAAATAAAGAGCAGACATATCCACACTGCAAATTTTATTACGAAGTGAATATTAATGCACTGTTtccataaattgattaagtAAAATACAGAACTACTGATGTACATTACAAATAAGACTCAttcttcataaaaaaaattgcattaaaaatagGGCCTACTGCATATTGACTTtaacaggtccagtccaaagactatttctacctacgtagctacttatacagctacctaggtatttaaacctactacaggtagctatttttacctactttttcctttacttgaATTTTGTGGCCAAACGCAGAAACGGCgcaatatggtgtgtaccaaatttcttgattcacttacactcACAATGAATACCATAAAAGTGTTGCACAAAAAAAAAgattactttctaacctttTAAATTTGCATTGACTGCACACAGTTCCATTTTGTAGGAGCTTGGGATCAAAGCTACGtgataagaagtctagaatgtcttacaaatctgtattCAAGTTtaagtttaccttcatgcaattttacaataaaggtttttggggcaatttttcatacatttcctctacattctccacactcgtaaagtattcaaacttacactccgaattttgccgtgcacatgcacaacatgatgCATATTTTtaacgactgacctgtttaaaagatgcaccttaattattatttatttatatttttaaatcaggtaaaagtaggtagaggtagctactttaagtaggtttaaatacctaggtagctattaatagcgagcgaagctcgctccaatgattacgcaattgagtcacgtggtttgctcttcatcagctgaaaaatgatggggactatcccataatgcctccggaaaaatgtcgccgtcaatgcggtatacttcattgacaaccccgtagataaaacaaataaatagtttggaaagtaccacaaatgattttaaattccaaacaaGTTTTCCCATAtcttcgtacgttttgttgtgaatgattgattggtttgaaagaagaaaaataacacagctaatgatgacgtcacaatgcactgtttacatcaaacGCGTTATATTTCCTGCGTTAAATGAAATGCCTaaagtcgtgttgtaagatgCCATGGATCTTTGCTCGTCTCAatggtcacaccgtatacatattagctacggaggtagaaatagtctttgaaTAGGTCCTgtttaaataataatttctaattctatatattttcattaacagCTGATTAATAACATCACGATGTTGTCAACACTTAATCAGCTGttaatttcattcaaatgtcaCACGTTGTACGAAAAGACGAAAAAATTAAACAGTAGTATGCGTGAATAAGTTGGGCTGACATTAGGCCGCTATATACAGCTGATAACGATTGTATGGCAAATTTTTTAAGCTATTAGTAAATAAAGTCTAGATAGCTAGCGATTTTATGGCAGATACTAAATGGTGTTTAATTTCGGTAAACAAGGTCTAAACAAGCGGTGATTACGTATTACCTCATGATTAATCATTTCAAGATCTACTTCCACTAAAAGTTAGCAGCTTCACGGTAACTGTGTTGTGTACATATCTGATATCACTTGACAGCATATGTCAGAAACCGTAACTGGAAATTCAccaatgtgaaataaaaataaaaacagtcaGAAAAGCAACGGATTTCCGGAGATAtgtgatttttcaaagaattACTTATTACAAAATGGGgaattataaaaacaaacaaaaataattttgtaaaatctaatgaaaaatgaTTTAATCGGGAACGATTTCTTTATCTATTGTTTGATGGCACCGGAAAAAACAATCGGAGCATCGCTCGGCCATTTCCGTCAAGTTGAGAAAAGCGGCCCTTGGATGTAATATTTCTTCTTCCATGTGCAattgaatttttcatttgtattgcaagaattatttgtattatatatatttcatttgtggTGTATATTAATCATCTCTTTTGCATCttttttgcattgtataatttttcattcatttaaaagtactgaagaaaaaaatcattagcactgcatatttttcattagaattatatatttttcattagacctagtattgtataattttttattactataattttttattagtaTTGTGTAATTTTTCGTaagtattgtataatttttcattaacaGAGTCTAATTTTTCGTaagtattgtataatttttcattaacaGAGTATAATTTTTCGTaagtattgtataatttttcattaacaGAGTATTATTTTTCGTaagtattgtataatttttcattaacagagtataatttttcataagtattgtataatttttcatttctattgttaGTGATCTCACCCATTTTATTCCAATAATTTTAGAGTGTATCTTTGTCAGTTATTTCCGAGAGTTTGTGTGTATTTTGGACTGTACTGTGTATACCAATCAGTTATGTGTCGCCCACTACTCCAGTTCTTCGTGTTATATTTTCTGGAAGTCTTAGCCATTACATGAACCGGTAATTTCATCTGTAATGATAATAGTAGGGATCTATACTATACCACCCCCTTTTTTATTTATTAGGGGATGGTATAGTATATACCGCTactattatttttacagacaaaattaccggttcatGTGTAGCTATATCGAAATCTCGGGGGAAATCTTGAAGTAGATGATATTCCACGTTTCTCAGTTGATTTTTCTTCCTTCTGGATCTGCCGCACAATTTCCGTGAAGTCCAGATCTTATAAAGGACAATATCATGTGTAATCATGTTTTTCAAATGAATCCAATGCACCCCTTTTCGACAATACGCGGGGGAATGTTTTACGACATTAATTCTTCTCATTCACAAAAGTCTGTAACTTTAGATTCATACGGCATGGGTGAGTGGCGGGTCTGTCTCACACGGAAGGAACAAAGACAGGATCCGGGTGTGGCTTAGAGACCGCCAGTATAGACCGCCTAATAAACATACACTCaaagaattaaagatatcttaaatcatttgaagatatcatcaattcaattattgcgcgcaacaattcaattaaaaattaattcttcaaataattagtATCTTCAATTTTGTTTATTGCGCGCATTGATTTAATTGGTAATAGCAtcaattattctgctgaattgatgcgtgctatagtttaattgttgctctcttcaaattaATTCATGTTAACAACTGAAGGGGTgccgctacaattcaattgaagagctgtaattcaattaatgcgcgtaataattgaattaatgctccATTTCCATTGAATTGTGGCTCGCATGCATTTattaatgcacgcaataattgaatttgatgtgcacaataattgaattaatgcgcggaTAAATTCAAActtatcttcaattatttgagttcatgttaatttggcgctccatactccAGTAGGTTAATTAAGAGCCGGGCCCTGGGTGCGAGGTTAAGAGGCGGGCCCTGGTAGGGATGCAAGGTTAAGAGGCGGACCCTGGTATGATGCAAGGTTAAGAACTGGGCCCTGGGTGGAGGTTAAGAGGCGGACCCTGGTAGGGATGCGAGGTTAAGAGGTGGGCCCTGTGCTGGTAGGGGTGCGAGGTTAAGAGGCGGGCCCTGGTAGGGGTGCGAGGTTAAGATCCGGGCCCTGGTAGGGGTGCGAGGTTGAGAGGCGGGCCCTGGTAGGGGTGCGAGGTTAAGAGGCGGGCCCTGGTAGGGGTGCGAGGTTAAGAGGCGGGCCCTGGTAGGGGTGTGAGGCTAAGATCCGGGCCCTGGTAGGGGTGCGAGGTTTAGAGGCGGGCCCTGTAGGAGTGCGAGGTTAAGAGCCGGGCCCTGGTAGAGGTGCATGCAAGCAATGACCCTCAGAACTGTGTTTTTGTTGAATGTGAAAATATGTGGTAAAATGGAGCAAAAACACACCCTTCCTACTGTCTCTCGGGAGGAGATGATGTTATGGCTCAGCTTATGAAGGAGGTATAGACGTTAGTTAAAACACCTTTGGACGTCACAAAGAAAGAcgccgagagagagagagagagagagagagagagagagagagagagaggtgtgtTACATAAATACGTTTAAGCAGgtaaaatatagatacatgtattattgacttgtatgttatttttaaaCGCAACAGCTGAAAATCACCCGACCTTGACATGTCTCAATATTTTGTGATGATTTCCATTTGAACGGTGGTATAGGAAAATAGCTGTCCAAGGACAAACTCTAAACGCAAAAAATAAACCATCATGTAATAAAGGTAAGCGTTATTTATTACACTTATTCAAATAACAGGTAAAAATCAAACTCCAATAATTTCAACAATGCCGCGAAGTAGATCGCGAACACAGGCACtcgtgaatattatgtttacgggaagacaatttttttattaggcctatagatatttaaaacgtcgagtgcctgtcaatctaattaaaattagatcctttgatccgctcatctactatcgctacacaagtagcgatagtagatgagcggatcaaaggatctaattttaattagattgagtgcCTGTGATCGCGAAGTTTGTGGAATGAATTTATTCACACACGGACAGACAGCTCTAAAACCGGATGTAACTAGAGTGAAGCAAAATGTACCAATGACAAGCAATGGATTTCAATAGAAACGAAGCAGAAAatattcagtgaatgtaaacaTTTGTCATTATCAACTTTTAACATCGCACCGAGGTACTGCTCACCAGCTACCGGCACATAGGTACAGACAATTTAATGTGAAAACAACGATGAATAGACTTTCAAACTTATTCTAACGTAAATTAGtatttaaatatacatctatTTAAAACATCAACTAAAATAGTCGTGTAACAAAAAGCAGTAGCTGTGACTTAGTTCCTGTAGTCAGTGACAACATAAATGACTGATGTTTTTGGATGCTTGTTCACTTCCGGCTGCATCACTGTCATGAATGACTTTCACATCGCCTTGGTGTAATATCCCGTCTGCTTAAACGTACAATTACTTCATGTATTCGATCACTTTCAAAACATTTGAACCACGCAACGCGACCCATAACTTCCCTCCATCGTCCAAACCCAGCCCTATAGGTTTATCTAGTCCACAGTCCTCCACACATTTCAGAAACTGTCCGTTCTGGTCTAAGATGTGCAGACAGTCATTGTTTTCATCGGTCACAATGATCTGACTGATGGAGTCTGTTACGATCTGCCTGGGGAGGAACGGTGCTCTTTTCTTGGCCGGTGAACCGTCGTATCGAAATCGGATGCTTCCGGTCCTGTCCGCCACTAAAACAGCGCTAGCTCCAGTGTCAGAGACGCATATGTCACCATTGTTATTCTCAGCCAAGTACAGTAATCCTCTAAAGATAGGATTCCCGCCTTTATCTTTGTATATTTCTTGTTTCACTGTCTGTTCCTGATATTGAACAAGTTTGAAGTTCCTTTGATTTGTATCACACATACAGACCAGTATGTCGTCTGCTCTGGTGCAGCAGAGACTCGCAGGGTGCCAACCTATCGGCGCGGTAATCAGTATTTCTGTATTATCGTATCTCACAATGTTCACGGTTCTGTCGTCACCATCACTGAAGAGAAGGTCTCCCCGTCTGGTCACTGTCATCCCGCTCAGCCAACCAGTGAACGTCTTTTCAGCACCCAGGAACGACCCACGTATGTCAAAGAGTCTGATGGTATTGTCTGGATTAATAATCCAAGCTTCATCTGTTCCGACACAGGCCACCCCCAGTGGAGACCCGTGTTCTGTAGGAATGGTTGCAATTACTCGGACTCTGTCCAGAAGATCGGTGACGGCGAGACTGGTCAGCGACGTCCGGGTCAGTCTTGCTTTGTATTCTCCTAATTCTACACGGTGTTCTCGCTCCAGGACAATGTTTGTTTTTAGTTCAGGAATTGTAACATCAATATGTGTAGCGATGTTCCTGTAGTCGTCCAGTTTTGATTTATAACTTGCAACCTCATCAACTTTATTTGACTTTaagatttctttatttttgttaatAATTGATTTTACTTCCTGTTCTAAACCTTGAAGGCGGTATTGATGTCTTTTAAGAGTTGTAAGATCGTCTTCTTTCATGGAACTTATGGAAGAATGTATTGCATCAAAAATTTGGTCCACCTCTTGGTGCCAAGTTGTTCTCAGGTGTTCAGATTCTTTTTCTAATTCTCCATATTTCTTTGCGGTCTTGGTTATCATTGGTTCGACATCTGCAATGCCCTTAAGAAATCGTGGACTGAAAATGGACTCCAGTTCTTGGGTGTCTctctttattttttctttcttctgtCGTACAACTTCCGCTATGTTAGTGTAACCGTCGATGACATTGTGGCCGGCATGAGGACCACTTACACAGCTGAAGCACACGGAGACACCACACTGCTGGCAATGACCTTCGCATCGGAGAGTGGGGTGAGACTCGCACAGAGAGAACACGAGACGTGCTGTGCGGTCCTTGAATGAAACGATGTCGTGTGAGAGAGACTGGGAGTCTTCTATATGCTTGTTGATACATGCCCCACACAGACTTGCATGGCAGCTGTTACAGAACCGCTGGGTGGGGTTAACACAAAGGTCACAGGTGATTACATCCTGTGCCCAAGTGGAAGAGGAGGTAGCCATCTTTCtactaaaataaacaaaactatacatcattttcattgattaattatgaaatattgcttttcaaaaataattttccttaCCGATCTACTTTGTATCAACTTTCGATTTATCATCTCTTCCTTGAAATTCGTGTTGAATGCATAGGTGCCTAGTGAATGCATCATTTCCGCGATGTGTGGCAGTTTCCCGGCATTTATAGGACATGTGTGCCTTCCCATTAGCAATGAACACTTACTCGACCTGCAGAAACCTTCACATCTACGGAAAACATACACCATAAGTTTACATTCTGATTTTGCGCGATCATCAAATTATAAATCCTTAGGCATGTCGCACTTGATCTGCATGATAAGGAGATGATCGACCAATGGCAGACCGAATATTTCGCTGAATCTAAATTCACTACATAACTTTGGGAATGGATCAAGGATTTCTTTGGTGGGTCTTGACATTTACCAGACAGGTCAAAAGAACATATATAAGTAGTATACATTCACAAGACATCCTGCACAGTGCAAGGGAGAGAAAGGACCGATAACTCTGTGGAAGACAATGGGTCCTTTTCATCAGTTGTCGTTAGAGGGCGATTCCACAAATTTGAGACAAATTGCATATATAGTAGGAAGTTGataatattttatgtttatccTCATTCTAACATGGTCTGATATGTTCTGCAACATATAAACTCACCTATTTCAATGTTGATCGCGGGTCAAATTAAACAGATTTGATTACATTAGATATAACCGCAGCAATCGAAAGacacaaattatttgatttcctgtaatcttgaaaaaataaataaatttagcacCAGTTTagagaaaatatacaatatatgcaTATATGATAATTGAATGATTTTAGTATGTATTATTATTCACTAATAGTCCAATAAAGCTTCAGATTTCAAAAATTGCACCTTCTGCAATATGAAATAACCGATATTTTGTTGTGATGGGATATTTAGATAATGCCAGTAGTGAAAATAAATATGTCATGTAACCATTCATGTTACTAACGgttattttttacttatatataGTAATTTTACATGCAGAAAAGAATGAAGTACTCCTCACCAAAACTGTGGTACGCCTTACCACTCGAATTACGCCAAGCCAAATCCACCGTGTACAACCCCACATTTGGAGGTGTGGAATAGTGACCTTAGGGGGTACGGAATTAGTGTTTTACTAGACAAGTTGACATATTTAGCTTGGTTACAGCTATAGAGATAAAACTAGTCTTATATTAACATACGACGGAACACAGTGATGTCCCCGCTTTCTCTTACTCGTTTCCCACCTCGCAGTTTGTGTTAGAAATAGGTGAACACTTCAACAATATTTGGCAACCACACGTAAGGATGCAAATTTGATCGATATTTGGCGAAATTTTCAATTATACTGCCACTCCACATAATATAACTGATACGCATGGTTTCTGCACATAACGCTGTAGCAGATACTTCTATGATTTCCGAAATTTCACGTCAAATGAATGGTCAAAACTTCAATTTTAGTGTGTGCCACTAGGGGTACAGCTTTCATTGGAGGTAGGGGGCAATGAACCAATCTCTAAGTTATTGgtttttaaggaaatataaaacattttcaaaaatacacaTGGATCACAGCAATGAATTTATTCAGACTTACACCTATGTTTTCTTTTTGCGTTCTTTTAAATTACCACACATAAATGTTTCTTATACAAAACGCTATTAATGTTTGGTATTAAACACAGTAACCCTTTATCCATAACCACGTATTTTCATGCATGTACGAAAGGATctaatgtaaaatgaataatgttatttaaattttgattgtgaaaATTCAACTTGTATAAAATATACTTGTCTATTTATGGGTATAATTCAGTTGTTGATTGTCTTTAGATGAaagaataaatggttttaataCGACATTGGCCCGgtatttttctaaaatatgaaattgttgaACCCACTAATATCTTGTCTTCTTTTGTTTGGCCAATCGCTCTTGAACCACCCCTAAAATACAAGAATTTAGCGTTGTAAAGTCTATATCCAACATTCCAAAACCTCTTTGTAACTAGCTTGTGTCACATATTGCTactattttaggtcacctgagtcgtTAGTCTATATCCAACATTCCAAAACCTCTTTGTAACTAGCCTGTGACACATATTGCATTAGGTCACCCGAGTCGTTAGTCGTCGTCCGTTAGCAAGTTTACATGTTTGAATTCTTGAAAGCTACAAGGCCAATTGTTATCATTTTGTGGTGTGGAACTTCTTTAGGATAGGAGGaatgtaaattgtgaaattcgttaTCTAAGCTCCCAAAATTGCTATAACAAatgccaaattttcaaaaatcttcttctctactcccaCACATGTGTGAGAAAAAacaaatgcatggttatgatgtacATGAAGCCCTTTACCAATAATGTGAAATTCACGGCCCCTTAGTCAGGGGTTCAGTCTCTAGGGTGGGGCAAGTTTGGCCATTTATTATAGCTAtgttaaatctttaaaaatcttctctactctcAGTCCTgattcagaaaaattaaatgcaaggTTGTGATGTTCATGGACATCtctattgtgaaaatcatggcccctggattaGGGGTTTAGGccatagggtggggccaatgtGGCTCTCTAGTGAAAACGTATCAAATATTCCTTCTTTACTCTCAGACATACGAGAGGAAACGCAAAAGGTATGGCCTATGTAAAGGCTTTGGTACTCGGGCGACCGTTAAGGCCTGTGGGGCTCTTATCTGAAGAGTAGAATCAGATCGCCTGCAAAAACAGCGAGTGCACTAGTGTGATTAATATTTGTTCCTCTATTGCAATGTGGATCTTTAACAACAAACTTTAGGCCAAAATGaaatatgtgtgtttcctatttcactccTAAATATATTTAGGTAGGGTTGTTaggtaaaaaatttatttcattaaaacattttatttgaaatcttagtTTTTGATACGCTTTCAATACAGgtctatatacattacaaatacttttcacacattttgaagatcaatTAATAGTAGTTTTAATGTAAATCGGAGAAACTCgaatgcaaaatgaaaaaaaaatccaaattcaggatttctattttctttcatatacatgtatattttcaataaattatttaggATCGGCAACGAAAGGGTAGGTGGGGTCGGGAAACCGGAAacacatacattttattttggccttattAGAAATATATGCAAATTGTGACTGGATTTTGGTGTAAACACCACATATTTTTCAGTTGTATAAAGACGAGTGTCCATTCCCTTTTTGTTGCTATCATATCTTGGTCATATTGCCCACTGCAGCCTTTTTTATTTTGGTGTACGTGTATGTTTTAACTTTCTTTTCGGTAGGTGTAACCAGCGTTTACTTTTTCTTCATGTCATCACCCTGCAGTTCAATAGTAAAATCAATTATAATTGAACTGAGAGtctaagagatatctcttttactttgagaaatatctccttcacttaaagagatatctctctaagaattcatagagagatatctctcaaagtatagagatatctctttaatcgttgaaaaagagatatctctcaaagagaaagagatatctctttccaatatttttattagtttgaatatttAAGTAATTCTCGCTAaaacggaagcccgccaaagcaaatcttaccatgatggctgggatgttgctaaaacgcggaacggaaaatggaacggaacggaaaatatatgcaacaatgttatgaggaggtcaacattttgcaaatcaaaagccttattatgaacaagggatgcagaaattacagagagaacaggaagtcatcctcagaatccaccatttcatattgatacctcatgctaatgcattattatgtattcTGACACGGTGTGctttgtggatgaatgtactAAAAGGCGCTTGCTTGATAAtttgcatagtaagttttaataaaaatatcaagcaagcgcctgttggcacCTTCTTTTTCCCCGGCTTTGTCATCTCTCCCCCCAGattttgacagtatgttgtttcacaaatgaagaaaaaataagtaaggtaacatactgaaaaagacttgaataaTAATTCAACCcctttcaaatttatttactttattctggctggtatagaaagaaaatatttatgagcccatccaatgaataaaaggtacacccccccccccccccgaaaacaacattgtaaaagataaaataattttttttaacaatttcccccaaacatagcctttttaaatcgaacgtgcttttaatcgaactacatatgtataagataactgaatttgaatttagttctacacctggtacaatacacatttatgtatcacatcaagtTTTAAAGCGAACAAGTCCGGTAAAGAAAAAcgttttgcctcatttgggatgaatctatgtcaaagttcgtacatttaccgatactatgtatgtccatcctctaatattcactccacttttcatattgtatacacctttttttgtttatactttgttattgaatatgtattatgctgatgattaaagccaataaacaatacaatacaagaggaattaacagatttatttcataatacacattgtatatgaaatagctaaaaagctaacacagaatgtatgcttgaatggaattaaaagtaatctcattattaatccaaatgttaagctatacaagtatttagtttaaaattAACTGCCAGGaatcctccctatttaggattggagtgctgcggttacTAAAtctcctgttagttaaaaaatgataaatcaaacaaaagatgtttaacttgttgactaaataagatcatgaattattattgttttatacatatcacactccctgttgtaagtacacacattcacggtattatgtgtaaatacatgtacatgtgtgtaaatgacgttttgccacgggggggggggggggggggggggggtataaaccacgtgtgttcttttcattctcttcCCATAGGTGTCactcgctaacacctctgtcattgccgaaattcttgtaaaatgcctgtaaattcttatactaacgtttaactaaattcgcttaatcaatttatgatgcaagaTAAAGTTGTCTTATCGgttgtaaacaattcccaaattgttgattttaatcaaatcttaccttcattaatcattctaattctaaaattccgttccgtttcgttttccgttccgcgttttagcaacaccctgatgGCTGCAGATTTAGCTTTTACCGCATGTGaccgcatgtgaaatgtatacatgattgtacaggtaacaaaaaaaacaaaacaaagacaataaattgatgaaatatgcgagGTAGACTATATTTCGCCTCTCGGAAACTTGACAATAttaccccaaccacctcttcaacctttcccgccatttgtacgctagaagtattttgcttgGTTAAAAGAATAGGGTTACATAATTTCAATGACAATGCgacagggagaagtcattatgatcaccgaGGGgaaaatctaaagagatatctcttttgattaaagagatatctctttttgaaaatttaaagagatatctctctaacttaaagatatatctctttttacattgttggagagatatctctttacgctagagagatatctctttctcgctgagagatatctctctagctttgagagatatctctcaaagagaaagagatatctcccaagcgtagagagatatctcatttgttgaaagagatatctattttggttaaagagatatctctctaacttacagagatatctctttaaccaataaatagtaaaagggcttgccatactTTACTGATGTTCCTTTAGACTCCAATGCCACTATAAGATCATGTGATCCCATTATGTCGCCACCTTCATTGACAAATGGCTAACGACGATGCTTCTGTCGCGTCGATGCCGGATGGTGCACAAAAGGTGAAGATTAACTCATATAAAACAAAGTAATATCTTCTTACCATGAATTACCTTCAAGAGTGAACTATATATTCTAATGTAGGCATGTTGCAAAACGCAACACTGAGACCGCCACGGTGGCCTAGAGGCAAATCTCGGCGGAGATTCGGTTTGGCTGATTATCTGGACTTGGGTGACaatgctgttcgcttcaaataagtgatttgactgttacactaactctctatcacgcgaacagcagtgtcataTATAAAGTGCACactaattgctagaaccggccgctgaaagtaaatttccagacatgtattatgaaggactgctccgagattcggtgaaggcgtcagtctaAATATTCAGctaagccgaatctcagccgagattagccTAGAGGTCAGAAcgttcgtcccgcatgcggaag
This genomic window from Ostrea edulis chromosome 4, xbOstEdul1.1, whole genome shotgun sequence contains:
- the LOC125671679 gene encoding uncharacterized protein LOC125671679, producing the protein MATSSSTWAQDVITCDLCVNPTQRFCNSCHASLCGACINKHIEDSQSLSHDIVSFKDRTARLVFSLCESHPTLRCEGHCQQCGVSVCFSCVSGPHAGHNVIDGYTNIAEVVRQKKEKIKRDTQELESIFSPRFLKGIADVEPMITKTAKKYGELEKESEHLRTTWHQEVDQIFDAIHSSISSMKEDDLTTLKRHQYRLQGLEQEVKSIINKNKEILKSNKVDEVASYKSKLDDYRNIATHIDVTIPELKTNIVLEREHRVELGEYKARLTRTSLTSLAVTDLLDRVRVIATIPTEHGSPLGVACVGTDEAWIINPDNTIRLFDIRGSFLGAEKTFTGWLSGMTVTRRGDLLFSDGDDRTVNIVRYDNTEILITAPIGWHPASLCCTRADDILVCMCDTNQRNFKLVQYQEQTVKQEIYKDKGGNPIFRGLLYLAENNNGDICVSDTGASAVLVADRTGSIRFRYDGSPAKKRAPFLPRQIVTDSISQIIVTDENNDCLHILDQNGQFLKCVEDCGLDKPIGLGLDDGGKLWVALRGSNVLKVIEYMK